In the genome of Paenibacillus sp. FSL R5-0766, one region contains:
- a CDS encoding MMPL family transporter, translating to MGYRRLAVLISRYPRFIILCWVFIIGMSAVWAWKLPDIVQDHGLKRVHGDAQAVELVLEDEFSSPADPVILVFEKKENTSPLQFRQWIKDRLTQVRGLPAVTSITSPLDASERVTLQDHRAYALMKMDVPAHQMGPPLEQLRSVLATDGPGTVQLTGKAVVQQDVNHLSFRDLERAEMVGLPIALIILCFAFRGLHAALIAVMMGISAVITAMGVTSLLGYHLELSNFIINVIPMVGMALSIDFALIILSRYREELQRVYEDEGKANVTGSSIDMQSEVLRSEILQRTLRTAGRAVLFSAACVLLGLLGLLWIRLPMFLSVSLGAIIVLLLSLLLNVTLLPALLSLSAGRVFRRKLVHSLPRSSVWHRWSARVMKRPVSMAIGGTVVLLLCVYPVTRLELSVPDASSLPERMESRQAAEQLQHDFGQKNTSAIEIVIGGQQELLTASHWQLAHNKARQVLQDSGVLSIVSPWGLLQPNQTDSQSLFQVPPSLTPSIEGKKSTRTAWLRSTVSDHSIRLIATVHGEPGSEQVADWLERMRNNDHAPGSNNVKLRYGGEAAKQYEIMQEVTSQLPKVLVFVVVTNYLVLLAAFRSMLIPIKAILMNLLSLAASFGILVWVFNQGHLGMEPSAIAIMIPVFIAGLVFGISMDYGVFMLSRIQEVYRRTGDSDMAVQQGLASTGRLITSAAAILLAVTVPFAFAEIAGVRQLGIGITAAVLIDVTLIRLILVPALMKLMGRWNWWLPGQL from the coding sequence ATGGGTTATCGCAGACTTGCTGTCCTCATCAGCCGATATCCGCGGTTCATTATTCTCTGCTGGGTATTTATCATCGGGATGTCAGCGGTCTGGGCGTGGAAGTTACCTGACATTGTTCAGGATCACGGCTTAAAACGGGTTCACGGGGATGCGCAAGCGGTTGAACTTGTACTGGAGGACGAATTCAGTTCTCCTGCTGATCCGGTTATTCTGGTTTTTGAGAAAAAGGAAAATACCTCGCCGTTACAGTTCCGGCAGTGGATCAAGGATCGTTTGACACAGGTTCGAGGGCTGCCTGCAGTAACCTCTATCACTTCCCCTCTGGATGCTAGCGAAAGGGTGACGCTTCAAGACCATAGGGCATATGCCCTTATGAAAATGGATGTGCCTGCGCATCAGATGGGTCCTCCGCTGGAGCAGTTGCGCTCCGTGCTGGCAACAGACGGTCCAGGTACGGTGCAATTGACGGGAAAGGCAGTCGTCCAGCAGGATGTCAATCATCTGAGTTTTCGTGATCTGGAACGGGCAGAGATGGTGGGACTGCCGATTGCCCTGATCATTTTGTGTTTTGCATTCAGGGGGCTACATGCCGCGTTGATTGCTGTCATGATGGGGATCAGTGCTGTGATTACCGCTATGGGAGTCACGTCACTCCTTGGTTATCATCTGGAATTGTCCAACTTTATCATTAATGTGATTCCCATGGTGGGCATGGCACTGAGTATAGACTTTGCCCTGATCATCCTGAGCAGGTACAGGGAAGAACTTCAGCGGGTCTACGAAGATGAAGGCAAAGCTAACGTTACGGGCAGCAGCATAGATATGCAGAGCGAGGTATTGCGGAGCGAGATTCTTCAGCGAACATTACGTACAGCAGGCAGAGCGGTGTTGTTCTCGGCAGCTTGCGTGCTCCTTGGGTTGCTGGGTCTGCTCTGGATCAGACTGCCGATGTTTCTGAGTGTCTCCTTGGGGGCCATTATTGTTCTGCTTCTATCGCTACTGTTAAATGTTACGCTGCTGCCAGCTCTGCTGTCATTGTCTGCGGGTCGGGTCTTCAGGCGAAAGTTAGTCCATTCGTTACCCAGAAGCTCGGTCTGGCATAGATGGTCAGCAAGGGTCATGAAACGACCAGTCAGTATGGCCATTGGAGGTACGGTTGTGCTGCTCCTGTGTGTTTATCCAGTGACCCGGCTGGAACTGTCCGTCCCGGATGCCTCTTCACTGCCAGAGAGAATGGAATCCCGCCAGGCAGCAGAGCAGTTGCAACATGATTTTGGGCAAAAGAATACCTCCGCCATCGAGATCGTGATTGGCGGACAGCAGGAACTGTTGACTGCCTCTCACTGGCAGTTGGCCCACAACAAAGCCCGTCAAGTACTGCAGGACTCAGGCGTATTGAGCATTGTTTCACCATGGGGACTATTACAGCCGAATCAAACTGACTCGCAGAGCCTTTTTCAAGTTCCACCGTCGCTAACTCCTTCCATAGAAGGCAAAAAGTCAACAAGGACGGCATGGCTGCGTTCAACGGTCTCTGATCATTCCATACGATTGATAGCCACTGTGCACGGGGAGCCTGGTTCGGAACAGGTGGCAGATTGGCTTGAACGAATGAGGAACAACGATCATGCACCAGGTTCCAACAACGTAAAACTACGTTATGGTGGGGAAGCTGCCAAGCAGTATGAAATAATGCAGGAAGTCACAAGTCAACTGCCCAAAGTGCTGGTATTTGTAGTGGTCACCAATTATCTTGTGTTACTGGCGGCATTCCGATCGATGCTCATTCCAATCAAGGCAATTCTGATGAATCTGCTCAGCTTAGCCGCTTCATTTGGCATATTGGTATGGGTGTTCAATCAAGGACATCTGGGGATGGAACCGTCAGCCATTGCCATTATGATTCCTGTATTCATTGCGGGATTGGTGTTCGGCATATCCATGGATTATGGGGTATTTATGCTGAGTCGTATTCAGGAAGTCTATAGACGAACCGGAGACAGTGACATGGCAGTTCAACAGGGATTGGCCTCTACAGGCCGTCTAATTACCTCCGCCGCAGCCATACTGCTTGCGGTGACCGTACCGTTTGCTTTTGCAGAAATCGCAGGTGTAAGGCAGTTGGGGATCGGAATCACGGCAGCAGTACTGATTGACGTTACGCTGATCCGCCTAATATTGGTCCCTGCCCTGATGAAGTTAATGGGCAGATGGAACTGGTGGTTACCAGGTCAGTTATAA
- a CDS encoding alpha/beta hydrolase family protein gives MDWINQIFRSVDHLVILRKQEGHRPMSDIEAYLQQQTNLRGRSAYHADQPLELWRSQLRTRVKERLGGFPTMAAALHPVLLERNTCDGYIRERIEITTYAGLRMPIYVLIPSDISVTDAKRPAIVACHGHGYGSREISGMEPDGSPRTGEPGLHKDFAVALVKRGYVVAAPELLGFGDRRLEEDREAPPGASSCTKIASHLLMVGQTLAGHRVYETTRVLDYLSTRPDVDSQRVGSMGISGGGLVTAFTAALDERFRAVVVSGYASTFHGSILDRNHCLDNYVPGILREADLPDIIGLIVPRPLFIEAGSNDQVFPLHAAREAYKRLTHIYEQAGAEESLDADFFTGGHEISGAKAYEWLDQVL, from the coding sequence ATGGACTGGATTAATCAAATATTTCGGTCGGTCGATCATTTAGTTATCCTACGAAAACAGGAGGGACACAGGCCCATGTCGGATATTGAAGCCTACCTGCAACAACAAACGAATCTTCGTGGCCGTTCCGCTTATCATGCAGATCAACCCCTTGAGTTATGGCGAAGTCAGTTGCGTACACGCGTAAAAGAACGACTGGGTGGTTTTCCAACGATGGCGGCAGCACTTCATCCTGTATTACTGGAACGAAACACATGTGATGGATATATACGGGAGCGGATCGAGATCACGACTTATGCAGGACTTCGCATGCCTATATATGTGTTGATTCCAAGTGATATAAGTGTTACCGATGCGAAAAGACCTGCTATCGTAGCATGTCACGGGCACGGGTATGGCAGCCGGGAGATCTCTGGTATGGAACCGGATGGTTCGCCACGGACAGGAGAGCCTGGATTACACAAGGATTTTGCAGTTGCTCTAGTGAAGCGGGGTTACGTGGTTGCGGCTCCAGAGTTGCTCGGATTTGGTGATCGCAGACTGGAGGAAGATCGTGAAGCGCCACCAGGTGCAAGCTCCTGTACGAAAATTGCTTCGCATCTGCTCATGGTGGGGCAGACCCTTGCCGGACATCGGGTATATGAAACAACGCGAGTACTGGATTATTTATCGACTCGGCCTGATGTGGATTCGCAGCGAGTTGGAAGTATGGGGATTTCTGGCGGTGGACTCGTTACCGCATTTACAGCTGCGCTGGATGAACGTTTCCGTGCAGTTGTAGTGAGTGGCTATGCAAGTACATTCCATGGCAGCATACTGGATCGGAACCATTGTCTGGACAACTATGTGCCAGGAATTCTGCGTGAAGCGGATTTGCCGGACATCATCGGTCTGATTGTCCCTAGGCCACTTTTTATTGAAGCAGGAAGTAATGACCAGGTATTTCCGCTCCATGCAGCAAGAGAGGCCTATAAGCGATTGACACACATCTACGAACAGGCGGGAGCAGAAGAATCGCTGGATGCGGATTTCTTTACAGGTGGACATGAGATTAGTGGAGCAAAAGCATATGAATGGCTTGATCAAGTGCTGTGA
- a CDS encoding GDSL-type esterase/lipase family protein, with amino-acid sequence MIGGGLGSSGGQVAEAATDNYRFDFGSGLVESGYTGVSAGDAYTPTKGYGFNTPAQMRNVSASGSGVKSDAVQFLTYGTKSTNTFNVNLSNGLYEVKVVLGNTARASVAAEGVYQIINMTGNGAADQFQIPVTDGQLNLLVTEGKTGTAFTLSALEIRKISNQTVTNRTIYIGGDSTVCNYYPLGSSVQGGWGQLFPSYVNNATFQVRNMAASGQFARGFRDDGQMEAILKYIKPGDYFILQLGINDTNAKNNTTEAQFKEIMRDMVRQAKNKGATVILSTPQGRATDFNSANVHQAENRWYNPSTRALAQEEGVTLVELNKLSSAYFTSIGPAATLALYMTGDSLHPNRQGAAELARIVAADLRRQGLNGF; translated from the coding sequence ATGATCGGGGGAGGTCTGGGAAGCAGCGGGGGGCAGGTTGCTGAGGCTGCAACGGACAACTACAGATTTGATTTTGGCTCGGGTCTAGTTGAGAGCGGTTACACAGGTGTTTCTGCAGGAGATGCTTATACGCCTACGAAAGGCTATGGCTTCAACACACCTGCACAGATGAGGAATGTGTCTGCCTCGGGAAGCGGGGTTAAGAGTGACGCTGTACAGTTTCTGACGTACGGCACCAAGAGCACCAATACCTTCAATGTGAATCTGTCCAATGGCCTATATGAAGTTAAAGTAGTCCTGGGCAATACTGCCAGAGCCAGCGTGGCTGCAGAAGGTGTCTACCAGATCATCAATATGACGGGCAACGGAGCAGCGGATCAGTTCCAGATTCCGGTGACTGATGGACAATTAAACCTGCTGGTTACGGAAGGGAAGACAGGTACCGCGTTCACACTTAGTGCTCTAGAAATCCGAAAAATATCCAATCAGACTGTAACCAACCGCACGATCTACATTGGTGGCGATTCAACAGTCTGCAATTACTATCCGCTTGGCAGCAGTGTACAAGGAGGTTGGGGGCAACTGTTTCCGTCCTATGTGAACAATGCTACGTTCCAGGTTCGCAATATGGCGGCAAGTGGTCAGTTTGCGAGAGGGTTCCGTGATGATGGTCAGATGGAGGCCATTCTGAAGTATATCAAACCAGGAGATTATTTTATTTTGCAACTCGGAATTAATGATACCAATGCCAAGAACAATACAACGGAGGCTCAGTTCAAAGAGATTATGCGGGATATGGTTCGTCAGGCGAAGAACAAAGGAGCGACGGTTATCCTCTCCACGCCTCAGGGTCGGGCAACGGACTTTAATTCAGCCAACGTACATCAAGCGGAGAACCGCTGGTACAATCCATCCACTCGTGCTCTTGCTCAGGAAGAGGGGGTTACCCTTGTTGAACTGAACAAGCTGAGTTCTGCCTATTTCACGTCCATTGGTCCTGCGGCAACACTTGCTCTGTATATGACAGGGGATAGTCTGCATCCGAATCGTCAAGGGGCTGCCGAGCTTGCACGTATTGTGGCTGCGGATCTGAGAAGACAGGGACTGAATGGATTCTGA
- the mnhG gene encoding monovalent cation/H(+) antiporter subunit G → MMEIVKVAAETAIGLLVLLGALLSALSAFGLIRLPDVYLRAHAATKSMTLGVFCVLSATFFYFWYFDNYISARLLLGILFVFITAPVAGHLNGRAAYRTDVPLWEQSVQDELEPLLKGKKVNHEAKDMME, encoded by the coding sequence ATGATGGAGATCGTTAAAGTAGCCGCTGAAACCGCTATAGGTCTACTCGTACTGCTCGGTGCACTACTCAGTGCACTCAGCGCATTCGGACTTATTCGTCTGCCTGATGTATATCTACGTGCCCATGCCGCAACCAAAAGTATGACACTTGGTGTGTTCTGTGTATTAAGTGCTACATTTTTCTACTTCTGGTACTTCGATAACTATATCAGTGCCCGCTTGTTGTTAGGTATCCTGTTTGTATTCATCACAGCTCCGGTCGCCGGACATCTGAATGGTCGGGCCGCCTATCGCACAGATGTACCCCTGTGGGAGCAGAGCGTGCAAGATGAACTGGAACCCTTGTTAAAAGGGAAAAAAGTGAACCATGAAGCCAAGGACATGATGGAGTAA
- a CDS encoding Na(+)/H(+) antiporter subunit F1 translates to MLSSLLFISLLILSLAILGCLYRVLRGPSMADRITALDTIGINVIAIVAVLSMMLQTQAYLDIILLIGILAFLSTVAFARYIERGAVFKNDGDR, encoded by the coding sequence ATGTTATCCTCACTGTTGTTCATCTCATTGCTCATTCTCTCCTTAGCCATTCTGGGTTGCTTGTACAGGGTGCTGCGGGGACCATCCATGGCTGACCGGATCACGGCACTGGATACCATCGGTATCAATGTGATTGCCATCGTTGCCGTTCTGTCGATGATGCTGCAAACCCAAGCCTATCTGGATATTATCTTGCTGATTGGCATTTTGGCCTTTTTAAGTACAGTGGCATTTGCACGTTATATTGAACGGGGGGCGGTATTCAAAAATGATGGAGATCGTTAA
- a CDS encoding Na+/H+ antiporter subunit E: MAFQIVLNLIIAFVWMFLNNAWNGVGFLIGYLLGLLLIGGMRRFFPQRFYVVRVWAIFKLITLLFKELVRASIEVIRQIIKPKLDIRPGIFTYKTQLSSDWEVTLLCLLISLTPGSLPLEISGNQRKLFIHALDIKDEQKMRDDIQNTFEKAIMEVTR; this comes from the coding sequence ATGGCCTTTCAGATTGTACTGAATCTTATCATTGCTTTTGTATGGATGTTTCTGAACAATGCCTGGAATGGTGTTGGTTTTCTCATAGGTTACCTGCTCGGACTGCTTCTCATCGGGGGGATGCGCAGATTCTTCCCCCAGCGCTTCTATGTTGTGCGAGTCTGGGCCATCTTCAAACTGATTACTCTGCTGTTCAAGGAACTGGTGCGAGCCAGCATTGAGGTTATACGCCAGATTATCAAGCCAAAGTTAGATATAAGGCCCGGTATTTTTACGTATAAAACTCAATTGTCCTCGGATTGGGAAGTTACTCTGCTCTGCTTACTCATCTCATTGACACCAGGTTCTCTGCCGCTTGAGATCTCGGGTAACCAACGCAAACTGTTTATTCACGCACTGGATATCAAGGATGAACAGAAAATGAGAGATGATATCCAAAATACATTTGAAAAAGCAATTATGGAGGTGACGCGTTAA
- a CDS encoding Na+/H+ antiporter subunit D, with the protein MNNLVVLPILLPLITGVLALLFFRKTNIQRIISVFGLLFTAAVSTILITRVAQSGVLTLNMGGWAPPYGIVLVADMVSALLVVAASIIALACLLYAFRSVNQEREEHHFYPFFHFLIAGVNGSFLTGDLFNLFVCFELMLISSYALIVLGGTERQLRETIKYVLINIVSSALFVASIGFLYSITGTLNMADLSVKIAEVGQSGVITLIAVLFLIVFSIKAGLFLFFWLSGSYAAPPAVVTALFAGLLTKVGLYAIVRTFTLIFYHDPDFFHALIGWMAGATMVLGVIGAISYRDVNKILIYNVVAGVGFVAFGMASASRPALEGLLFYMLHDMLIKTLLFLLGGALIAVAGTPKLDNMGGLIHRYPLLGWMFFISALALAGLPPFSGFPGKLLLFEGGLQAGLYGLTGIAVLSSLLMLYSVLRIFIQAFWGEPPAGVIRRPYAVNGLLIPAGILFVFIIVMGVGAEGMFQLTSRAGDILLHPNIYIDAVLKE; encoded by the coding sequence ATGAATAATCTCGTCGTTCTGCCGATTCTCTTGCCATTGATTACAGGTGTTCTGGCTCTTCTGTTTTTCCGGAAAACGAACATCCAGCGGATCATTAGTGTCTTCGGACTTTTGTTCACCGCAGCGGTCTCAACGATACTCATAACGCGAGTAGCCCAAAGCGGAGTTCTCACGCTGAATATGGGAGGATGGGCACCTCCATATGGTATTGTGCTTGTTGCAGACATGGTCTCGGCACTACTTGTCGTTGCCGCTTCCATCATTGCGCTGGCCTGCCTGCTGTATGCGTTCCGCAGTGTGAACCAGGAACGGGAAGAGCATCACTTCTATCCGTTCTTTCATTTCCTGATCGCCGGCGTTAACGGTTCATTCCTAACCGGTGATTTGTTCAATTTGTTCGTCTGCTTTGAACTGATGCTCATCTCTTCCTATGCACTGATCGTATTGGGAGGTACGGAAAGACAGCTTCGGGAAACGATCAAATATGTCTTGATTAACATCGTTTCTTCAGCACTGTTTGTCGCTTCCATCGGCTTCCTCTACTCGATTACTGGCACACTGAACATGGCAGACTTGTCTGTAAAGATTGCTGAAGTGGGACAGAGCGGGGTCATTACCCTGATTGCCGTACTCTTCCTGATTGTATTTAGCATCAAAGCCGGATTGTTCCTGTTCTTCTGGTTATCCGGCTCTTATGCCGCGCCACCTGCTGTTGTCACTGCACTGTTCGCAGGGTTGTTGACCAAGGTTGGCCTGTACGCCATTGTGCGAACATTCACACTGATCTTCTATCATGATCCAGATTTCTTCCATGCTCTAATCGGATGGATGGCTGGTGCAACGATGGTCCTTGGTGTCATCGGTGCGATCTCATACCGCGATGTGAACAAGATTCTCATCTACAACGTGGTCGCAGGTGTTGGCTTTGTCGCTTTCGGTATGGCTTCGGCCAGTCGCCCTGCACTGGAAGGTCTGCTTTTCTATATGCTGCATGATATGTTGATCAAAACATTGCTCTTCCTGCTCGGCGGCGCCTTGATCGCTGTTGCCGGAACACCAAAACTTGACAACATGGGTGGCCTGATACACCGCTATCCGTTACTCGGCTGGATGTTCTTCATTAGTGCACTTGCCTTGGCAGGCTTGCCTCCATTCAGTGGGTTCCCGGGCAAGTTGCTTCTCTTCGAAGGCGGCTTGCAAGCAGGCTTGTATGGCCTGACCGGCATTGCCGTACTGTCCAGCTTGCTAATGTTATATTCGGTACTACGCATCTTCATACAAGCGTTCTGGGGCGAACCACCTGCCGGGGTTATAAGACGCCCTTACGCGGTGAACGGCCTGCTGATTCCAGCCGGAATTCTGTTTGTATTCATCATCGTAATGGGTGTGGGGGCTGAAGGCATGTTCCAATTGACCTCCCGCGCAGGCGATATTTTACTGCATCCCAATATTTATATTGATGCCGTATTGAAGGAGTAG
- a CDS encoding Na(+)/H(+) antiporter subunit C yields MEILMCVAVGILFAVAVFLILSRSLLRIVLGMSILTHGVHLLLITMSRLKTGAPPLLGEMAERYVDPLPQALILTSIVINFGLTAFFFVLSYRSYLKLRTDDMEEVRGRPYE; encoded by the coding sequence ATGGAAATATTGATGTGTGTGGCCGTTGGCATTCTGTTTGCGGTTGCCGTCTTTTTAATCTTGTCGCGGAGCCTGCTCCGCATCGTTCTTGGCATGTCCATACTGACCCATGGTGTGCATCTGTTGTTGATTACCATGTCACGTCTCAAAACCGGGGCACCACCGCTGCTTGGGGAGATGGCTGAACGCTATGTCGATCCTCTTCCTCAGGCGTTGATATTAACATCAATTGTTATTAATTTCGGGCTCACTGCCTTCTTCTTCGTTCTCTCCTATCGCTCCTATCTGAAGCTGAGAACAGACGATATGGAAGAAGTAAGGGGGCGCCCATATGAATAA
- a CDS encoding Na+/H+ antiporter subunit A, whose protein sequence is MSLLHVAIILPFAAGIFLAMLHRFFRKKHLGWPVLLVPALLFVYFASLIPAVSQRNTVSGNIPWIPSLDIGFNLYLDGLSLMLTLLITGIGVLVVLYSIFYMDMKEALNRFYLYLLMFMGAMLGVVLSDNMIVLYGFWELTSITSFLLIAFHYKRKASTSGAQKSFLITVFGGFAMLTGFMMMYLITGTFSIRATITGLGQFQESALFLPALVLILIGAFTKSAQFPFHIWLPDAMEAPTPVSAYLHSATMVKAGLYVVARFTPIFGGQGLWFWLVTGVGLLTLCYGSFLAVKKNDLKAILAYSTISQLGLIMSLLGVGSAALYFGYGESSAMYTVAITAALLHLFNHATFKAALFMVVGIVDHETGTRDIRKLGGLASFMPITFTVALVGSLAMAGIPPFNGFLSKELFFQAMVEVTHLRIFGLGSWSVLLPVFAWLASVFTLIYALIIVFKTFLGRSQSEIPAEKLHEAHAGMLIPPVVLGVLVIVFGVFPNLLAGSLIEPAMAAVLPSLLNGNERFDVHFSLWHGWTPELIMTIGVVILGITLYKLLPRWRNIYEHYPQGLTINNMYHVVLDNLQHYARKWTEAYMNGSVRNYLVYIFSFTVALLVYAFFRSGENITWNLQGNAPYSFYEVVLLVTLIGAAVSIPFAKNRLSAVIMTGAVGYLVTLLFVLFRAPDLALTQMIVETVSVALFLLCFYHLPELQRGKSSRRYLTVNMIVAIAVGVVMTFVALAASGTASLDSISTFFLQEAYDSAGGKNVVNVLLVDFRGFDTLLEIMVLGVASLSIYSMINLNLEAKDLGARLKFRKKDEPQDSEPDLDDEADNTKKYGNRERSSSSWDTVPLQSNDVLLQTTTKVVVFIILTFAMHLFFAGHHNPGGGFIGGLVTAAALVLIALAFSTDTIRKALPVDFRILTGIGLGIALLTGAGSFIFGVPFLSQTFGYFELPLLGETELATAMLFDLGVYLAVLGVTMTIILQIGEDR, encoded by the coding sequence TTGAGCCTGCTTCATGTTGCTATTATTCTGCCTTTTGCCGCTGGCATATTTCTTGCCATGCTGCATCGTTTCTTCCGTAAAAAACATTTGGGATGGCCGGTTCTCCTTGTCCCGGCACTATTATTTGTATACTTTGCGAGTCTCATACCCGCTGTGTCACAGCGCAATACCGTATCTGGAAATATCCCGTGGATTCCTTCACTGGACATTGGATTTAATCTGTATCTGGACGGTCTGAGCCTCATGTTGACACTGCTAATCACCGGAATTGGTGTCCTCGTTGTTCTCTACTCCATCTTCTACATGGATATGAAAGAAGCGCTGAACCGTTTCTACCTGTATCTGTTGATGTTCATGGGAGCCATGCTGGGCGTGGTGCTGTCTGATAATATGATCGTGCTCTACGGATTCTGGGAATTGACCAGTATTACGTCATTCCTGTTGATTGCATTCCATTACAAACGTAAAGCCTCGACTTCAGGAGCACAAAAATCATTCCTGATTACAGTATTTGGCGGTTTTGCCATGCTTACCGGATTCATGATGATGTATCTCATTACCGGAACATTCAGTATTCGTGCAACTATTACAGGATTGGGTCAGTTTCAGGAAAGCGCACTATTTCTACCCGCACTTGTCTTGATCCTGATTGGAGCTTTCACCAAGTCAGCTCAGTTCCCATTTCATATCTGGCTGCCGGATGCCATGGAAGCTCCGACACCTGTCAGTGCCTATCTTCACTCAGCCACCATGGTCAAGGCCGGACTGTACGTTGTAGCCCGGTTTACACCAATCTTCGGTGGACAGGGACTCTGGTTCTGGCTCGTTACCGGCGTTGGTCTTCTGACTTTGTGTTATGGATCATTCCTGGCGGTGAAAAAAAACGATCTCAAAGCAATTCTCGCCTATTCGACCATCTCTCAACTTGGTCTGATCATGTCCCTCTTAGGGGTTGGATCTGCAGCTCTCTACTTCGGATATGGCGAGTCCTCTGCAATGTACACCGTAGCGATAACCGCTGCGCTGCTTCACCTGTTTAATCATGCGACATTCAAAGCCGCTCTGTTTATGGTCGTAGGCATTGTCGATCATGAAACGGGCACTCGTGACATTCGGAAGCTCGGTGGACTTGCTTCGTTCATGCCAATTACATTCACCGTAGCATTGGTCGGCTCACTTGCCATGGCAGGTATTCCACCATTCAACGGATTCCTGAGCAAAGAGCTATTCTTCCAAGCCATGGTCGAAGTCACGCATCTGCGAATCTTTGGACTTGGATCCTGGAGTGTTCTATTGCCGGTATTTGCTTGGCTTGCAAGTGTGTTCACTCTGATCTATGCACTTATTATCGTGTTCAAAACATTCCTCGGTCGTAGCCAAAGCGAAATCCCTGCCGAGAAGTTACACGAAGCACACGCCGGTATGCTCATTCCGCCCGTTGTACTCGGTGTTCTTGTCATCGTCTTCGGAGTCTTTCCGAACCTGTTGGCCGGATCACTGATCGAACCGGCAATGGCCGCTGTGCTTCCTTCCCTATTGAATGGGAACGAACGCTTCGATGTACATTTCTCTCTGTGGCATGGATGGACTCCGGAACTGATTATGACGATCGGAGTCGTGATTCTGGGAATCACTCTCTATAAGCTGTTGCCACGATGGAGGAATATTTATGAGCACTATCCGCAAGGATTAACGATTAACAATATGTACCATGTCGTACTGGATAATCTCCAGCATTATGCACGCAAATGGACGGAAGCCTATATGAATGGCTCGGTTCGTAATTATCTTGTGTATATATTTTCATTCACGGTTGCGCTACTGGTCTATGCCTTCTTCCGTTCAGGCGAAAATATCACATGGAATCTGCAGGGCAATGCGCCCTACTCATTCTATGAGGTTGTACTGTTAGTCACACTCATTGGTGCTGCAGTTTCGATTCCTTTTGCCAAGAACAGACTCTCGGCAGTCATTATGACCGGAGCAGTTGGTTACCTTGTAACTCTGCTGTTTGTACTCTTCCGGGCGCCGGATCTGGCGTTGACGCAGATGATTGTTGAGACGGTATCGGTTGCACTGTTCCTGCTCTGCTTCTACCATCTGCCTGAACTGCAACGTGGCAAATCGAGCCGCCGTTATCTCACGGTCAATATGATCGTAGCGATCGCAGTAGGTGTCGTGATGACTTTTGTTGCACTGGCTGCAAGCGGCACCGCATCACTCGACAGCATATCTACTTTCTTCCTTCAGGAAGCCTATGATTCGGCCGGTGGTAAAAATGTCGTGAACGTGTTGTTGGTAGATTTCCGTGGCTTCGATACGTTATTGGAGATTATGGTGCTTGGTGTTGCTTCCTTGTCCATCTACTCCATGATTAATCTGAACCTCGAAGCAAAGGATCTCGGAGCCCGATTGAAATTCCGCAAGAAGGACGAACCTCAGGATTCCGAGCCTGATCTGGATGATGAAGCGGACAATACGAAAAAGTATGGTAACCGCGAACGCAGCTCATCCTCGTGGGACACTGTCCCTTTGCAAAGTAATGATGTATTGCTGCAAACGACCACCAAGGTCGTTGTGTTCATTATTCTCACGTTCGCCATGCATCTGTTCTTCGCAGGACATCACAATCCGGGCGGAGGCTTCATCGGCGGCTTGGTAACCGCAGCAGCGCTCGTATTGATTGCCCTGGCATTCAGTACGGATACAATACGCAAAGCGTTACCCGTAGATTTCCGTATTCTAACAGGAATCGGTTTGGGTATAGCCCTACTGACGGGCGCGGGTTCATTTATATTCGGAGTCCCGTTCCTCAGCCAAACCTTCGGCTATTTCGAACTTCCTTTGCTGGGAGAGACCGAACTCGCCACGGCCATGCTGTTTGATCTTGGCGTGTATCTCGCTGTCCTAGGTGTCACCATGACCATCATTCTACAGATCGGGGAGGATCGTTGA